One genomic window of Phaenicophaeus curvirostris isolate KB17595 chromosome 21, BPBGC_Pcur_1.0, whole genome shotgun sequence includes the following:
- the LOC138729627 gene encoding C-C motif chemokine 4-like has translation MKISAAVFALLLIATSCSQTFAGPVGPDLPICCFSYTHHKLPQKLILRHYSTSTSCTLPAIVFITKRGRQVCANPSDTWVQSFLQNLKQN, from the exons ATGAAGATCTCCGCAGCTGTTTTTGCTCTTCTTCTCATTGCAACCTCTTGTTCCCAAACTTTTGCTGGCCCAG TTGGACCTGACCTCCCAATCTGCTGTTTCTCTTACACGCACCACAAGCTCCCGCAGAAGCTCATCCTGCGTCACTACAGCACCAGCACCAGTTGCACCCTGCCAGCCATCGT ATTCATCACAAAGAGAGGTCGCCAAGTCTGTGCCAACCCCAGTGACACCTGGGTGCAAAGTTTCCTGCAAAACTTGAAGCAGAACTGA
- the LOC138729527 gene encoding C-C motif chemokine 5-like, with the protein MNISAVCLSIILATALFPQASPAPFGADTTVCCFSYTVRKLPQSHVKDYFYTSSKCSQPAVVFITRKDREVCAHPDAKWVKEYVNTLELQ; encoded by the exons ATGAACATCTCTGCTGTCTGCCTCTCCATCATCCTTGCTACTGCCCTCTTTCCCCAGGCCTCTCCAGCTCCAT TTGGGGCTGACACAACTGTGTGCTGCTTCAGCTACACAGTACGAAAGCTGCCTCAGAGTCATGTGAAAGATTATTTCTACACCAGCAGCAAGTGCTCACAGCCAGCAGTTGT GTTCATCACCAGGAAGGACCGGGAGGTCTGTGCTCACCCCGATGCCAAGTGGGTGAAGGAATACGTGAACACTCTGGAGCTGCAGTGA